From the genome of Streptomyces sp. NBC_01116, one region includes:
- a CDS encoding TetR family transcriptional regulator, with product MTDGQAVEPRAGLRERKKQRTRDALVRASLELFTTQGYERTTVDEIVDAVEVSQRTFFRYFASKEDVTFAVQQMVESRFIEELRRRPAGEAPFEAMRRAVLCAWNSIGEAIEEVVTVDLHMRTYQMIESTPSLLAAHMRRGVALENQIALLIAEREGLDVDRDPRPRVAVAAFTGVMRVTGQLWGRGLDPSVEALRDLTEEYLDQLVPALARDWRRK from the coding sequence GTGACCGACGGGCAGGCAGTCGAGCCCCGAGCCGGACTGCGTGAACGCAAGAAACAGCGCACCCGGGACGCCCTGGTACGCGCCTCCCTCGAACTGTTCACCACCCAGGGGTACGAACGCACCACCGTCGACGAGATCGTCGACGCCGTGGAGGTCTCCCAGCGCACCTTCTTCCGCTACTTCGCGAGCAAGGAGGACGTTACCTTCGCCGTGCAGCAGATGGTCGAGTCCCGCTTCATCGAGGAGCTGCGCCGCCGCCCCGCGGGCGAAGCCCCCTTCGAGGCCATGCGCCGGGCGGTGCTGTGCGCGTGGAACAGCATCGGCGAGGCGATCGAGGAGGTCGTCACCGTCGATCTCCATATGCGGACCTACCAGATGATCGAGTCGACGCCCTCCCTCCTCGCCGCCCACATGCGGCGCGGGGTCGCCCTGGAGAACCAGATCGCCCTGCTGATCGCGGAGCGCGAGGGGCTCGACGTGGATCGGGACCCCCGGCCCCGGGTGGCCGTCGCCGCGTTCACCGGGGTGATGCGGGTGACCGGTCAGCTGTGGGGCCGAGGGCTCGACCCGAGCGTGGAGGCGCTGCGCGACCTGACCGAGGAGTATCTCGACCAGCTCGTCCCGGCCCTCGCCCGGGACTGGCGTCGGAAGTAG
- a CDS encoding peptidase inhibitor family I36 protein, whose translation MRTTLTRTTVLAAALAVTALVPQALTHDRAAAAPERSPGVALGACEAGRLCLWKKPDFTGARHTFELSGVDIESCVPLPKGGDAQSLANRTGRPVTTYQSAECAETGEFETYPGGGTWTPRSPYQVRAFKIWEN comes from the coding sequence ATGCGTACGACCTTGACCCGCACGACCGTTCTCGCGGCCGCCCTGGCCGTCACCGCACTCGTTCCCCAGGCCCTGACCCACGACCGGGCCGCGGCGGCCCCCGAGCGGTCCCCGGGCGTCGCCCTCGGGGCCTGTGAGGCGGGCAGGCTCTGCCTCTGGAAGAAGCCCGACTTCACCGGGGCCCGCCACACCTTCGAGCTGTCCGGCGTGGACATCGAGAGCTGTGTCCCGCTGCCGAAGGGCGGCGACGCCCAGTCCCTCGCCAACCGCACCGGGCGGCCCGTCACCACCTACCAGTCCGCCGAGTGCGCGGAGACGGGGGAGTTCGAGACGTACCCCGGCGGCGGCACCTGGACGCCCCGGTCCCCGTACCAGGTACGGGCCTTCAAGATCTGGGAGAACTGA
- the aceE gene encoding pyruvate dehydrogenase (acetyl-transferring), homodimeric type: MASGSDRNPIIIGGLPSQVPDFDPEETREWLDSLDAAVDERGRERARYLMLRLIERAREKRVAVPEMRSTDYVNTIATKDEPFFPGDEEIERKVLNATRWNAAVMVSRAQRPGIGVGGHIATFASSASLYDVGFNHFFRGKDQGDGGDQIFFQGHASPGIYARAFLLDRLNEAQLDAFRQEKSKAPNGLSSYPHPRLMPDFWEFPTVSMGLGPLGAIYQARMNRYMEARGIADTSKSHVWAYLGDGEMDEPESLGQLSIAAREGLDNLTFVVNCNLQRLDGPVRGNGKIIQELESQFRGAGWNVIKLVWDRSWDPLLAQDRTGILVNRLNTTPDGQFQTYATETGQYIREHFFGDDPRLRDMVKDMTDQQILHLGRGGHDHRKVYAAYAAAKAHKGQPTVILAQTVKGWTLGPNFEGRNATHQMKKLTVEDLKRFRDRLHIPITDKQLDEGYPPYYHPGRDSEEIQYMHDRRQGLGGYVPTRVVRAKPLPQPEDKTYAAAKKGSGSQSIATTMAFVRVLKDLMRDKEIGKRFVLIAPDEYRTFGMDAFFPSAKIYNPLGQQYEAVDRDLLLAYKESPTGQMLHDGISEAGCTASLIAAGSAYATHGEPLIPVYVFYSMFGFQRTGDQFWQMADQLARGFVLGATAGRTTLTGEGLQHADGHSQLLASTNPGCVAYDPAYGFEIAHIMKDGLRRMYGEANEDVFYYLTVYNEPIQHPAEPEDVDVEGILKGIHRFSAGEKGEIPAQIMASGVAVPWALEAQRILADEWNVKADVWSATSWNELRREAVDVERYNLLHPEEEQRVPYVTRKLEAAQGPFVAVSDWMRSVPDQIARWVPGTYQSLGADGFGFADTRGAARRFFHIDAQSIVLAVLTELAKEGKVDRSALKTAVDRYELLDVTAADPGAAGGDA, translated from the coding sequence GTGGCTTCCGGATCCGATCGCAACCCGATCATCATTGGCGGCCTTCCGAGCCAGGTCCCGGATTTTGATCCCGAGGAGACCCGGGAATGGCTCGACTCCCTCGACGCCGCCGTCGACGAGCGCGGCCGTGAGCGCGCCCGCTACCTGATGCTCCGGCTCATCGAGCGCGCGCGGGAGAAGCGCGTCGCCGTGCCGGAGATGCGCAGCACGGACTACGTGAACACGATCGCCACGAAGGACGAGCCGTTCTTCCCCGGCGACGAGGAGATCGAACGCAAGGTCCTCAACGCGACCCGCTGGAACGCCGCGGTGATGGTCTCGCGGGCCCAGCGCCCCGGGATCGGCGTCGGCGGCCACATCGCCACCTTCGCCTCCTCCGCCTCGCTGTACGACGTGGGCTTCAACCACTTCTTCCGGGGCAAGGACCAGGGCGACGGCGGCGACCAGATCTTCTTCCAGGGACACGCGTCCCCGGGGATCTACGCCCGCGCGTTCCTGCTGGACCGGCTGAACGAGGCGCAGCTCGACGCGTTCCGCCAGGAGAAGTCGAAGGCCCCGAACGGGCTGTCCAGCTATCCGCACCCGCGGCTGATGCCGGACTTCTGGGAGTTCCCGACCGTCTCGATGGGCCTCGGTCCGCTCGGCGCGATCTACCAGGCGCGGATGAACCGCTACATGGAGGCGCGCGGCATCGCCGACACCTCCAAGTCGCACGTGTGGGCCTATCTGGGCGACGGCGAGATGGACGAGCCGGAGTCCCTGGGCCAGCTGTCCATCGCCGCCCGTGAGGGCCTGGACAACCTGACCTTCGTGGTCAACTGCAACCTCCAGCGGCTCGACGGCCCAGTGCGCGGCAACGGCAAGATCATCCAGGAGCTGGAGTCGCAGTTCCGGGGCGCCGGCTGGAACGTCATCAAGCTGGTCTGGGACCGCTCCTGGGACCCGCTGCTGGCGCAGGACCGCACGGGCATCCTGGTCAACCGGCTGAATACCACGCCGGACGGCCAGTTCCAGACGTACGCCACCGAGACCGGTCAGTACATCCGCGAGCACTTCTTCGGCGACGACCCGCGGCTGCGGGACATGGTCAAGGACATGACCGACCAGCAGATCCTGCACCTCGGCCGCGGCGGCCACGACCACCGCAAGGTCTACGCGGCCTACGCGGCGGCCAAGGCGCACAAGGGCCAGCCGACGGTCATCCTGGCGCAGACGGTCAAGGGCTGGACGCTGGGGCCGAACTTCGAGGGCCGCAACGCGACCCACCAGATGAAGAAGCTCACGGTCGAGGACCTCAAGCGCTTCCGGGACCGGCTGCACATCCCGATCACGGACAAGCAGCTGGACGAGGGCTACCCGCCCTACTACCACCCGGGCCGCGACTCGGAGGAGATCCAGTACATGCACGACCGCCGCCAGGGTCTGGGCGGTTACGTCCCGACCCGTGTGGTGCGTGCGAAGCCGCTTCCGCAGCCCGAGGACAAGACGTACGCGGCTGCGAAGAAGGGTTCGGGCTCGCAGTCGATCGCCACCACCATGGCGTTCGTCCGCGTCCTGAAGGACCTCATGCGTGACAAGGAGATCGGCAAGCGTTTCGTGCTGATCGCCCCCGATGAGTACCGCACCTTCGGCATGGACGCGTTCTTCCCGAGTGCGAAGATCTACAACCCGCTGGGTCAGCAGTACGAGGCGGTCGACCGCGATCTGCTGCTCGCGTACAAGGAGTCCCCGACGGGTCAGATGCTGCACGACGGCATCTCCGAGGCGGGCTGCACGGCCTCCCTGATCGCGGCCGGTTCGGCGTACGCCACGCACGGCGAGCCGCTGATCCCGGTGTACGTCTTCTACTCGATGTTCGGGTTCCAGCGCACCGGCGACCAGTTCTGGCAGATGGCCGACCAGCTCGCGCGCGGCTTCGTGCTCGGCGCGACCGCCGGCCGTACGACGCTGACCGGCGAGGGCCTCCAGCACGCGGACGGCCACTCGCAGCTGCTGGCCTCGACGAACCCGGGCTGTGTCGCGTACGACCCGGCCTACGGGTTCGAGATCGCGCACATCATGAAGGACGGGCTGCGCCGGATGTACGGCGAGGCGAACGAGGACGTCTTCTACTACCTCACCGTCTACAACGAGCCGATCCAGCACCCGGCCGAGCCGGAGGACGTGGACGTCGAGGGCATCCTCAAGGGCATCCACCGCTTCAGCGCCGGCGAGAAGGGCGAGATCCCGGCCCAGATCATGGCGTCCGGCGTGGCGGTCCCCTGGGCGCTGGAGGCGCAGCGGATCCTCGCGGACGAGTGGAACGTCAAGGCGGACGTCTGGTCGGCGACCTCCTGGAACGAGCTGCGCCGCGAGGCGGTGGACGTCGAGCGCTACAACCTCCTGCACCCGGAGGAGGAGCAGCGCGTCCCGTACGTGACCAGGAAGCTCGAAGCGGCCCAGGGTCCGTTCGTGGCGGTCTCGGACTGGATGCGTTCGGTTCCGGACCAGATCGCGCGCTGGGTGCCGGGCACCTACCAGTCGCTGGGCGCGGACGGCTTCGGCTTCGCGGACACGCGGGGTGCGGCCCGCCGGTTCTTCCACATCGACGCGCAGTCGATCGTGCTGGCGGTGCTCACCGAGCTGGCCAAGGAGGGCAAGGTCGACCGGTCCGCCCTGAAGACGGCCGTGGACCGCTACGAGCTCCTGGACGTGACCGCGGCCGATCCGGGCGCGGCGGGCGGCGACGCGTAG